The window CGAGATCGAACGGACTCCCGTCGCCATGGCACGCGTTGCGCGGAATTCGGTCAGTGCCGAACAGGCTGACGATCGAACTGGCGAGCGATGCTTCCAGGTTCGAGATATGGAACAGATGTGCCTGATTGAAGAACACCCTGTCGCGGGTGACCGGATGGTAGGCCACGCCCTGATTGATCTGTACGGTGCGTAACGTGTCGTCGTCGAGCCATTCGAGTTCGATGTCGTTGTCCGCGCAGAAGGTCGCAACCTCGCTGCGGTCGCCGGTCTGAAAGACGGTTTCCCACGGAATGTCGACATGCCGCCGGTAGTGCCTGACGTAGCGCACCCGTTTCGCCTCGAAGCGCTCCATGATGCGCGGCCCGATCCTGCGGCTCACCTCCCGCATGTCGGCAATCGGCGTTTCGCCGCCGGTCGTGGCCGGCGTCAGGCAACAGAATGCAATTCTCAGCGGCCAGGTGCGTTGATACGCGTTTTCGCAATGAAGTGCGATCGTCTCGCTCGGCGGATACTCGGTTGCGGTGAAGATGCCGTTGCCGATCGAGGTGCGCGGCGTGGAACGATAGACGTAGTCGGACTTATGGGCCGAAATCGCGTCGGCAAACGCTTCGAAGCCGCCCACGGATGACACGTCGAAGCCACGAAACAGCAGCGCACCATGTTCCAGAAGCCGGGATTCGAGTTCCCCCCGGTTGTCGTTCACCGCCAGCACGAGATCGTGCCCGTTCGCGCGTGCGTTCGACGCAGGCTCCAGCAGCCACGGAGAGCTCCCCTCGGCAAGCAGCTTGCGTTCCGTCATGCCCAGCATCGTCAATGGTCCTTTTCTGAACGAGGATCGCGGCGCAACCCGGACCGGTCGGCCTGCAGGGGTCGCGCCGCGGTGCGGCTAGGCACGGCAGGCTGTTTCCACGGCATGCTCGAAGCGATTGAGAATTTCGTGGATATCCGCTTCCGATACGACCAGCGGCGGCAGGAACCTGAGCACCGCGCCGTTGCGGCCGCCGGTTTCGATCACGAGTCCGTTTCGCAGGCAGTTCGCCTTGATGGCTTTCGCCCGTGCTGCATCGGTCGGGCCGGTTTGGCCGTTCGTGCCGGGTATGACGACTTCAGCGCCGATCATCAGGCCGCGGCCGCGTATCTGGCCGAGACACGGGAAGCGTTCGGCCAACCCTTCGAGGCCGGCAACCAGCAGTTTGCCCACTCTGTCCGCGTGCGCCGACAGGCCGTCCCGTTCGACGATGTGCATGGTCGACAAGCCGGCCACCATCGCAATCTGGTTGCCTCTAAAGGTGCCGGCGTGCGCGCCGGGCGGCCAGGTGTCCAGGCGCTCGTCATAGACCACCACCGATAACGGATAGCCGCCGCCGAATGCTTTCGACAACACCAGTACGTCCGGCCGGATGCCGGAATGTTCGATGGCGAACAGGGCGCCGGTTCGACCGAGCCCGGTCTGCACTTCGTCGACGATCAACGGAATTTCATGCCGAAGCGTCAGTTCGCGCAATTCGATCAACCAGGCGTCGGAAGCGGGGATGCAGCCCCCTTCGCCTTGCACGACTTCGACGATGATTGCCGCCGGTTTGGTTATCCCGCTCTCGGGATCGGACAGGACGGTCCGAATGTAGTTGATGCTGAGTTGATCGGTCGCCGAGCCATCGGTGCCGAACGGGCAGCGAAACACATAGGGATACGGCAGGAAATGAACGTCGCGTCCATTGCCGCCGGCCGATTTGGGCGTGAGATTTCCCGATGCGGCGAGTGCGCCGGCCGTCATGCCGTGGTAGGCGCCGTGGAACGCCATGATCGTCGAGCGGCCCGTATAGTGCTTGGTCAGCTTGACAGCCGCTTCGACGCCATCCGCGCCGCTGGGGCTGCAAAACTGGATCTTGCCGGATTCGGCGATCTTCCCGGGCAGGAGCGAGAAAAGCTTCTCGACGAACGCGTGCTTCGCCGGCGTTGCCAGGTCGAGTGCCTGCTGCATTTGATCGGACGACAGAAACCGCATGACGGCCTCATTGACTTCCGGGTGATTGTGTCCGAGCGCGAGCGTACCTGCATTCGACAGACAGTCGATGTATTCCTGCCCGTCGGAGTCGCGTACGCGTATGCCTTTGGCATGGGTAAACAGCCGTGGGAAAGATGTCGCGTAGGTCCGTGCCTTCGATTCGACATGCTTCAGATACTCGAGTTTTTCCATGCGCGGAGAGCCGGCTTGCGAGGCGGATTGATGGACACTGGCGCACGGGAATCGCTTCATCCCGGCCAATGGCGTGATTGGAGCATGTCCTCCATGTCACGTCTGTCACGTAAAAATGGGACACAGGCAATGCAACGTCACTACGTCATGAAATCGCCTCTCAACCATCGACGCGTGGTTTTTGGACGCGCCGTCAAGCCGGCACGGTCGAGCGGAAATAGTCGATGGTCCGCCGCAGCCCCGCTTCGAGCCCGACCGTCGGCGCCCAGTCGAGGTGGGCGCGTGCGAGGCCGATATCGGGGCAGCGTTGTGTCGGATCATCCTTCGGCAGCGGACGGAATACGAGCCGCGACTTCGAGCCGGTCAGGCGCAAAATGATCTGCGCGAGTTCGCTGATCGCGATCTCGTGCGGATTGCCGAGATTGATCGGGCCGGTGAGGTCAGCGGGCGAGGCCATCATCCGGATCAAACCGTCGACCATGTCGTCGACATAGCAGAACGCCCGGGTCTGGCTGCCGTCGCCATACAGCGTGATGTTCTCGCCGCGCAGCGCCTGCACGATGAAGTTGGACACCACGCGGCCGTCATTGGGATGCATGCGCGGCCCGTACGTGTTGAAGATGCGGACCACCTTGATTCGCACGTTTTGCTGGCGGTGATAGTCGAAGAACAGCGTCTCCGCGCAACGTTTTCCTTCGTCGTAGCAGGCGCGCGGCCCAAGGGGGTTGACGTTGCCGCGGTAACTCTCCGGTTGCGGATGTACGTCGGGATCGCCGTACACTTCGCTCGTCGAGGTTTGCAGCACGCGTGCATGCGTGCGCTTGGCGAGCCCCAGCATGTTGATCGCGCCCATCACACTGGTCTTGGTGGTCTGCACGGGATCGAATTGATAATGGATCGGCGAAGCCGGACAGGCGAGGTTGTAGATCTCGTCCACCTCCACGTACAACGGAAAGGTCACGTCGTGGCGTAGCGCCTCGAAGCTCGGGTTGCCGAGCAGTGCGGCCACGTTCTGCTTCGTGCCGGTGAAATAGTTGTCGACGCACAATACGTCGTGACCGAGTTCGACCAGCCGCTCGCAAAGATGCGAACCGAGGAAACCCGCGCCACCTGTCACGAGGATTCGTTTTCGATTACGTTGCACAATTGCACTCCAAGTATCGCGCGCAAGGAAGCGACGCGTGGCCTCCACGCATGCTTGACCGGCCCGCGGCGCCGGCATGGAAGCCGATAACGCGCGAGCCTCTTCATTCGACGATCACGGCACCGGCCGGCACGCCGGTCACGAGGATCGGCCCGTCATGCTTGCAGTGCGCTCCACGCAACGTGTTCCGTGCGCCGCAGGCGTGCCGCGATGATGCCGGCCATCGTCCGCATTTCGCTTCTCATAAAGAAATGATCGCCTTCGATCACATGAAAATCGAAGTGCCCGGTCGTCTCCGCGCCCCAGCCTGCAACGGCATCAACGGGGGCGTGTTCATCCGCGCGGCCCGCGAACGCGGTGATGTCCACCGCGAGCCTGCGCCCGGGCACGGGCCGGTAGTTTTCGATCAGCGTGAAATCCGCACGCAGCGCCGGCATCAGCAGCGCCATCAGTTCGCTGTTGTCCAGCACCGGCTTCGGTGTGCCGCCCATCTCGTGCAGTGCATCGACGAAGGCGCGGTCGTCCAGCGCCTGCATCTGTCGAACCGGTCGCTCCCTGCCCGGTGCGGCGCGCCCGCTCACGAACAGATGCCGCAGATTCGGTCGCGCCCGGGCGGGAAGCCGCAGCGCCAGTTCGACGGCGATAGCCGCGCCCATGCTGTGTCCGAGCAGTGCGAAGGGACGATCGAAGCAGTTGTCCAGGTCGCACAGCAACGCGTCGATCAGCGTCGACATGTCTCGCGCGGCAGGCTCGGACAGGCGGCTGCCCCGGCCTGCAAGTTCATGACGGCACACTTCGATGCCGGGCAACAACGCTTGCAGCGCACGATAAACGGCGGCCGAGCCGCCCGCATAGGGAAAACAGATCAGGCGCATGCGAGCAGGGACTCGAGCGGCTCGCTTGCTGCCCGCGCGCGGGAGATCGCGCTGCGGGAATTCACGTGTTCGGCGTTTTTCACCATTCAAGTTCCAGTCATTGTTGCCATGACGATGCGTCGGCATTCTTCACGTGGAGAGAAACGGGCGCGACAGCCAGGCGCGCGCAGGTTCATGCTCCGATGGCCGGTTCGTCAACGCTACAAGGGCGGTGCGTCGAGCACGACGCAACGCATGGAAGCATCGACTTGCGTCATGAAAATTCACGGTGCGCGCCGCTCGGATCCGGAATACGCCCGATCCGCTCTGGCATGAGTTAAACATGCGGCCGCGTGAATGTATGTCGTAGGAAAAGGGGACGCGCGGAGTCGAAAATGTCTGCCCCTGACGTCATACGCACATCACATGCTCGGCTTGGCGATCCATCCGTATCGCCTGAGCAGGCTGTCGGTCAGACCATGGCAGTCGCCTTCGACGCAAATCTCGGTCCAAAGTCGAGATCGCGTCAGCGGTACACGGAAACCTGAGCGGCCCCTCGCGTTGATGCGAGGACGGTAATGACGAACGGGCGCACCTTGCGCAGCGCGCGCCGTGCCGACTCGGGCGGGGAAACACGTAGGGAAACACCCGCTCTTGTTTCAGCGCGGATACATCGGAGTCGGTCCCGGTGCGTTGCGCGGCCGTGCGTATCGCAGTCCGCATGTCGGGTGGCATCCGACGCGTGCATGTGCAACGGTTGTGGATGAGAGTCGGTTGTCGGCTCTGCCGTCCGTTGCACGGCCTGTTCGCCGCGCGGAGCCGCGCGCGCAAACGGCCCCCTCCGGTCCGGGAAATCAGTGCGAACCTGACGCGGCGCGTAGCAAATTTGAAACGAAATCGCGTTTTTGCGTCGCGATTCTCGTGCGCGCCGCCCGGTGTCCCTCAAAGGGGCTGGATTTCCGATGGGTGGCACGCTTCTCGCTGGCGCTCGGAGGTAAGGCCAACGCCGACGCATATCAGCGCTGTGCCTGCATGGCAGCGGTTCGCCCTCTGAAGGGTGGGCGCTCACGCGTTCGCACTGCATTGCGCGGAACGCTGCGGCTCTTGCGATCGTATGAACGGCCGGTGCCCCCATACACGCAACCTCGGCAGCGGTGCCCGTGCATTGCTGCCTCGATACGAAGAGGTATGACGCGATGTTACCTAATCGACGTGAACGGGCGAAGGCGCCGGGGCTTGAATCCGGCGACAGGACGGCTGCTTGTCGGCCAGTGGCCGCCGTGGCGGCGAGCACGTCGTGGCTGGCGGTCCTGACCATCGCGGCGATCGTGCTGAACGGATGCACGCTGGCGCCGGGCATGAGCTTCAGCGACAGTTCGGCAGGGGGCGCCGCGACCACCGCACGGTTTGGCGACGCGTCGCGCGCGGTCCACGATGCCAGAGGCACCGGCGGGAAGGGCTCGGCTGCATCCGGACGCGATTCGGCCCCGGCGGGCTCGCTGATCGAGATCAATGACGAGCTGATCCGTACCGAACGCGCCGCCGTCGAACCGGGCATTCCCACCAAAGTGCGCAAACTGTTTGCCCGGCCCGGCCCCTATACGCTCGGTCCCGGCGATGTGTTGAGCATCGTCGTCTGGGATCATCCGGAGCTCAACATGCCGCCCCCGACGATCGGCGCCGGCGCGGACGCAGCCGGATCGAACTCGGTCGTCGCCGGCTATACGGTCGATTCCGGTGGCAACGTGCAATTTGCCTATGCCGGCCCGATCAAGCTGAGCGGCCTGACCGAGATGAAAGCGCGCGACCTGCTGGCGTCGAAGATCGCTCGCTACATCCGCAACCCGCAGGTGACGCTGCGCATACAGGCATATCGCAGCAAGCGAGTCTATCTCGACGGAGAAGTGCGCAACCCGGGCATCCAGATCCTCAACGACCTGCCGATGACGTTGCCCGAGGCGATCAACCGGGCGGGCGGCTTTACCGCGAACGGCGATCGTGCGGCGGTCGCGGTGACGCGTGGCGACGATACCGCCGTCGTCGACATCGCCGCGATGATCGAAAAGGGCATCAATCCGGACAAGATCCTGCTGCGCGATGGCGACCTCGTGCGCGTGTACTCCGTGAACGACCGAAAGGTGTTCGTGCTGGGCGAAGTCGGGCGCGCGACCTCGTTGCCGCTCAACAACGGACGGCTGTCGCTGAACGAGGCCCTCGGGTCCGCCGGTGGGGTCAGCCAATACTCGGGCGATGCCGGGCAGGTGTATGTCGTGCGCAACAAGCGTCCTGGCAAACCGGAAATTTTCCATCTCGACGCGCGATCGCCGGTCGCAATGGCGCTGGCCAACGACTTCGAACTGAAGCCGAACGATGTCGTGTTCGTCGATGCGTCGCCGCTCGTTCGCTGGAGCCGCGTCATCAACATGCTGCTGCCGAGCGCGCAGACCCTCGCCACCGGTCGAAACGCTGCGTACTGACGGCGGGCGGGACTCTGTAACCCTTCGTTTTCCGATCATTCAGCGCGCCGTCCTGGCGGCGCGCTGAATGATCGCGTCCATCCCATCGATCATGTTGTTGGAACCACGAAGCGTACGCGTCATGCCATTGGTTGCTCATACACCTATATCGATGAATCTCTCAAGCCTTGGTCTCGCATCGCCGCTCGTATGCGAGTGTGCTCTAACACACCGTAACGGAGGCCACGTGCGCATAACCTTCTTCCTTGAGATGCGTCACCTGATTCGATTCATCGAGTCCGGGCCATTTGCCGATGCGCACGAAGGCGTTTCCCCGTCGATCGATGCGCATGCCGGGCTTTGACGAACACGAAAGGGTGCCGACGGGATTCGGCGTATCAAAGACACAATCGATGGAGACGTTTCCATGTCGCACGCATACGATTCTGACCAGAAGGTCGCGGTTGTCGTGGTCGGGTGCTCGCTCAACGGGCTGGGCGTTGTCCGCTCGCTCGCCCGCGAGCGGGTTCCGATCGTCGCGGTGGATTGCAAACGAATCGGGCCGGCCTTGTGGTCGCGCCATGTCCGCGGGCATTTGATCCGAAGCTTCGTGGGGCGCAAGTTTGTCGACGACATGGCGCGTCTCGGCGCGATGTTCGAGCGTCCCCCGGTGCTCCTGCTGACGGATGAGGATGCCGTTCATTCCGTTTCCGAGAACCGCGAGGAGCTGGCGAAATGGTTCTGCTTCTGTCTACCCGAGGATCGCAACGTCAAGCTCATGAGCAACAAGTCGTCGTTTCATGAATTTGCGTGGCAGCACGGGTTCCCGGTTCCGCGCTCCGTCATTCTGCAGACTCAGGCCGACCTCGGCCTGCTCGCCGAGCTGCGCTTTCCGTGCGTGCTGAAGCCCGACGACAAGCGCTACGTGCTGACGGGGAAGAAGGACCGGGCGGTGCGCGTGCGGACGTTGAGCGAGGCGCGTGAACACGCGGTCGTCATGCTCAGTTCACCGGGCGGCATCGTCGCGCAGGAATGGATCGAGGGGCCGGGCAGCAATATCCATTTCACACTCTTCTATCGCGGAGCGGGCGGGGAAGTCGTCAGCGTGTTCACCGGCCGCAAGATCCTGAGCGATCCTCCCGACATCGGCAATACGGCGATTTGCGTCGCCGCGGATGAAGCGCGCGATGTCCTCGAGCCGATGACGCTGGACTTCGCGGAGCGCGCGGGCATGGTGGGCATGGGCAGCATGGAATACAAATGGGACGACAACTACAAGGAATTCGTGATGATCGAGCCGACCGTCGGCAGGACGGACTGGCAGGAGGAAATCGCGACGCTGTGCGGGGTCAATATTCCCGCGGCCGCGT is drawn from Burkholderia ambifaria AMMD and contains these coding sequences:
- a CDS encoding TauD/TfdA family dioxygenase, producing the protein MLGMTERKLLAEGSSPWLLEPASNARANGHDLVLAVNDNRGELESRLLEHGALLFRGFDVSSVGGFEAFADAISAHKSDYVYRSTPRTSIGNGIFTATEYPPSETIALHCENAYQRTWPLRIAFCCLTPATTGGETPIADMREVSRRIGPRIMERFEAKRVRYVRHYRRHVDIPWETVFQTGDRSEVATFCADNDIELEWLDDDTLRTVQINQGVAYHPVTRDRVFFNQAHLFHISNLEASLASSIVSLFGTDRIPRNACHGDGSPFDLADIEQIRNAFRECAITFPWQRGDVLLVDNMRFAHGRNPFEGERKVVVSLLDPYSPDIEGMAGR
- a CDS encoding diaminobutyrate--2-oxoglutarate transaminase family protein; translation: MEKLEYLKHVESKARTYATSFPRLFTHAKGIRVRDSDGQEYIDCLSNAGTLALGHNHPEVNEAVMRFLSSDQMQQALDLATPAKHAFVEKLFSLLPGKIAESGKIQFCSPSGADGVEAAVKLTKHYTGRSTIMAFHGAYHGMTAGALAASGNLTPKSAGGNGRDVHFLPYPYVFRCPFGTDGSATDQLSINYIRTVLSDPESGITKPAAIIVEVVQGEGGCIPASDAWLIELRELTLRHEIPLIVDEVQTGLGRTGALFAIEHSGIRPDVLVLSKAFGGGYPLSVVVYDERLDTWPPGAHAGTFRGNQIAMVAGLSTMHIVERDGLSAHADRVGKLLVAGLEGLAERFPCLGQIRGRGLMIGAEVVIPGTNGQTGPTDAARAKAIKANCLRNGLVIETGGRNGAVLRFLPPLVVSEADIHEILNRFEHAVETACRA
- a CDS encoding polysaccharide biosynthesis/export family protein, producing the protein MLPNRRERAKAPGLESGDRTAACRPVAAVAASTSWLAVLTIAAIVLNGCTLAPGMSFSDSSAGGAATTARFGDASRAVHDARGTGGKGSAASGRDSAPAGSLIEINDELIRTERAAVEPGIPTKVRKLFARPGPYTLGPGDVLSIVVWDHPELNMPPPTIGAGADAAGSNSVVAGYTVDSGGNVQFAYAGPIKLSGLTEMKARDLLASKIARYIRNPQVTLRIQAYRSKRVYLDGEVRNPGIQILNDLPMTLPEAINRAGGFTANGDRAAVAVTRGDDTAVVDIAAMIEKGINPDKILLRDGDLVRVYSVNDRKVFVLGEVGRATSLPLNNGRLSLNEALGSAGGVSQYSGDAGQVYVVRNKRPGKPEIFHLDARSPVAMALANDFELKPNDVVFVDASPLVRWSRVINMLLPSAQTLATGRNAAY
- a CDS encoding thioesterase II family protein, with the protein product MPTHRHGNNDWNLNGEKRRTREFPQRDLPRAGSKRAARVPARMRLICFPYAGGSAAVYRALQALLPGIEVCRHELAGRGSRLSEPAARDMSTLIDALLCDLDNCFDRPFALLGHSMGAAIAVELALRLPARARPNLRHLFVSGRAAPGRERPVRQMQALDDRAFVDALHEMGGTPKPVLDNSELMALLMPALRADFTLIENYRPVPGRRLAVDITAFAGRADEHAPVDAVAGWGAETTGHFDFHVIEGDHFFMRSEMRTMAGIIAARLRRTEHVAWSALQA
- a CDS encoding UDP-glucuronic acid decarboxylase family protein, yielding MQRNRKRILVTGGAGFLGSHLCERLVELGHDVLCVDNYFTGTKQNVAALLGNPSFEALRHDVTFPLYVEVDEIYNLACPASPIHYQFDPVQTTKTSVMGAINMLGLAKRTHARVLQTSTSEVYGDPDVHPQPESYRGNVNPLGPRACYDEGKRCAETLFFDYHRQQNVRIKVVRIFNTYGPRMHPNDGRVVSNFIVQALRGENITLYGDGSQTRAFCYVDDMVDGLIRMMASPADLTGPINLGNPHEIAISELAQIILRLTGSKSRLVFRPLPKDDPTQRCPDIGLARAHLDWAPTVGLEAGLRRTIDYFRSTVPA
- a CDS encoding carboxylate--amine ligase, which encodes MSHAYDSDQKVAVVVVGCSLNGLGVVRSLARERVPIVAVDCKRIGPALWSRHVRGHLIRSFVGRKFVDDMARLGAMFERPPVLLLTDEDAVHSVSENREELAKWFCFCLPEDRNVKLMSNKSSFHEFAWQHGFPVPRSVILQTQADLGLLAELRFPCVLKPDDKRYVLTGKKDRAVRVRTLSEAREHAVVMLSSPGGIVAQEWIEGPGSNIHFTLFYRGAGGEVVSVFTGRKILSDPPDIGNTAICVAADEARDVLEPMTLDFAERAGMVGMGSMEYKWDDNYKEFVMIEPTVGRTDWQEEIATLCGVNIPAAAYRYELGFPPLPARTHHAAVAWRATFLDRPPPRLTGADTRMIDGYFRWNDPLPALQFYCAIGPLRRVVRGWREKKRTRIARQILREAKNAID